In Arthrobacter citreus, a genomic segment contains:
- a CDS encoding ABC-F family ATP-binding cassette domain-containing protein, translating into MTATLVARDLSGGYAHRTLFSHLNLTVAPGDVVGVVGSNGAGKSTLLRLLAGADEPLAGTVSTAPADAFIGWLPQEHERVEGETVAAYIARRTGATEATLTMEATAEALGSGAKGADDAYAVALDRWLACGAADLEDRIPAVLAELGLDVGADALMTSLSGGQTARVALAALLLSRFDIVLLDEPTNDLDLAGLDRLEEFVQGLRGGVVLVSHDREFLARCVTTVVELDLAQNKVAVYDGGYDAFLEERDVARRHAREAYEEFSDKKADLVSRARTTREWSSQGVRNAMKKAPDNDKIRRRASMESSEKQAQKVRQMESRIARLDEVEEPRKEWQLQFTIGSAPRSSSVVATLNSAVARRGSFTLGPVSVQVNAGERIGITGPNGAGKSTLLALLLGRLEPAGGTASLGSSVAVGEIDQARGQLDPAMPLGEAFEAAVPDMNSAEVRTLLAKFGLKADQVNSRVSSLSPGERTRASLGLLQARGVNLLVLDEPTNHLDLPAIEQLEEALDSYEGALLLVSHDRRMLENVHLDARWDVTDGVVTVS; encoded by the coding sequence ATGACTGCAACACTCGTCGCCCGGGATCTTTCCGGCGGCTACGCCCACCGCACCCTTTTCTCCCACCTGAACCTGACCGTCGCCCCCGGCGATGTGGTGGGTGTTGTGGGCTCCAACGGCGCCGGCAAGTCCACTCTGCTGCGCCTGCTGGCCGGTGCGGACGAGCCGCTCGCCGGCACCGTGTCCACGGCCCCGGCCGATGCCTTTATCGGATGGCTGCCCCAGGAGCATGAGCGGGTGGAGGGGGAAACCGTGGCTGCGTACATCGCCCGCCGCACCGGTGCCACAGAGGCCACGCTCACCATGGAAGCCACCGCTGAGGCGTTGGGCTCCGGCGCTAAGGGTGCCGATGACGCGTACGCCGTCGCGCTGGACCGCTGGCTCGCCTGCGGAGCCGCGGATCTGGAGGACCGGATTCCGGCCGTGCTGGCTGAACTCGGCCTGGACGTGGGAGCGGATGCGCTGATGACATCGCTCTCCGGCGGGCAGACGGCACGGGTGGCGCTGGCCGCGCTCCTGCTGAGCCGCTTCGACATTGTGCTGCTGGACGAACCCACCAATGACCTGGACCTGGCCGGTCTGGACCGGCTGGAGGAATTTGTGCAGGGGCTGCGCGGCGGCGTCGTCCTGGTTTCCCATGACCGCGAGTTCCTGGCCCGCTGCGTCACCACCGTGGTGGAACTGGATCTGGCGCAGAACAAGGTGGCAGTGTACGACGGCGGCTACGACGCCTTCCTGGAGGAGCGCGACGTTGCACGCCGGCACGCGCGGGAAGCGTACGAGGAGTTCTCCGACAAAAAAGCGGATCTGGTGTCCCGGGCAAGGACCACGAGGGAGTGGAGCTCCCAGGGCGTCCGGAACGCGATGAAGAAGGCTCCGGACAATGACAAGATCCGCCGCCGGGCGTCGATGGAATCCTCGGAGAAGCAGGCGCAGAAAGTGCGCCAGATGGAATCCCGGATCGCGCGCCTGGACGAAGTGGAGGAGCCGCGCAAGGAATGGCAGCTGCAGTTCACCATCGGATCCGCTCCGCGCTCGAGTTCCGTGGTGGCAACTTTGAACTCCGCAGTGGCCCGCCGCGGTTCCTTCACGCTTGGCCCCGTTTCGGTGCAGGTGAACGCCGGCGAGCGGATAGGTATCACCGGTCCGAACGGTGCCGGAAAGTCCACTCTGCTGGCCCTGCTCCTGGGCCGGCTCGAACCCGCTGGGGGAACCGCATCCCTGGGGTCCTCAGTGGCGGTCGGCGAAATCGACCAGGCACGCGGTCAGCTGGATCCCGCCATGCCGCTGGGGGAAGCTTTCGAAGCCGCCGTTCCGGACATGAACAGCGCCGAGGTCCGCACCCTGCTTGCCAAGTTTGGGTTGAAGGCGGATCAGGTCAACAGCCGGGTCTCCTCCCTTTCACCGGGAGAGCGGACCCGTGCTTCGCTGGGCCTGCTGCAGGCGCGGGGCGTGAATCTGCTGGTGCTTGATGAGCCCACAAACCACCTGGATCTGCCTGCCATCGAGCAGTTGGAGGAGGCGCTGGACAGCTATGAGGGCGCGCTGCTGCTCGTATCCCATGACCGGCGGATGCTGGAGAACGTTCACCTGGATGCCCGGTGGGATGTCACCGATGGCGTTGTGACAGTTTCCTGA
- the lpdA gene encoding dihydrolipoyl dehydrogenase has translation MSEHYDVVVLGAGPGGYVAAIRAAQLGLRVAVVEEKYWGGVCLNVGCIPSKALLRNAELAQIFNNQAKTFGMSGDVSFDFGAAFDRSRQVADGRVKGVHFLMKKNKITEYDGHGVFTDDHSLEVSLSKGGTETVTFDNVILATGTYVRLLPGVELSDNVVTYEAQIMDRDLPKKLVIVGAGAIGMEFAYVHRSYGVDVTIIEFLDRALPNEDADVSKEITKQYKKMGVPILTSTKVETVTDNGSSVTVTYTDKNGKEGSIEADRVMLSIGFAPRTEGYGLEKTGVQLTDRGAIGIDEFMRTNVPHIYAIGDVTAKLQLAHVAEAMGVVAAETIGKAETMALGDYRMMPRATFCQPQIASFGLTEQQARDEGYDVVVSTFPFTANGKAHGLGEPVGFVKLVADRAHLELLGGHMIGPDVSELLPELTLAQKWDLTAYELARNVHTHPTLSEALQEAFHGLTGHMINF, from the coding sequence ATGAGTGAACATTACGACGTCGTAGTCCTGGGAGCCGGTCCGGGAGGTTACGTGGCAGCCATCCGTGCAGCGCAGCTGGGGCTGCGCGTGGCGGTGGTGGAGGAAAAGTACTGGGGCGGAGTATGCCTGAACGTTGGCTGCATACCCTCCAAGGCACTGCTGCGTAATGCCGAACTGGCGCAGATCTTCAACAACCAGGCGAAAACCTTCGGCATGAGCGGCGACGTCAGCTTTGACTTCGGTGCCGCCTTCGACCGCAGCCGGCAGGTGGCCGACGGCCGCGTCAAGGGCGTGCACTTCCTCATGAAGAAGAACAAGATCACCGAGTACGACGGCCACGGGGTTTTTACCGATGACCACAGCCTCGAGGTGAGCCTCTCGAAGGGCGGCACCGAAACGGTCACCTTCGACAACGTCATCCTTGCCACCGGCACCTACGTGCGGCTGCTGCCCGGAGTGGAGCTGTCCGACAACGTCGTGACCTACGAAGCGCAGATCATGGACCGGGACCTGCCCAAAAAACTGGTCATCGTGGGAGCCGGTGCCATTGGCATGGAGTTTGCCTACGTGCACCGCAGCTATGGGGTGGACGTGACCATCATCGAGTTCCTGGACCGCGCGCTGCCAAATGAGGATGCCGACGTGTCAAAGGAAATCACCAAGCAGTACAAAAAGATGGGTGTGCCCATCCTGACGTCCACCAAGGTGGAAACGGTTACGGATAACGGATCCTCGGTGACCGTCACGTACACGGACAAAAACGGCAAGGAAGGCTCCATCGAGGCTGACCGGGTCATGCTGTCGATTGGGTTTGCCCCACGGACCGAAGGCTACGGGCTGGAGAAAACCGGGGTCCAGCTCACCGACCGCGGCGCCATCGGCATCGACGAATTCATGCGCACCAACGTCCCGCACATCTACGCCATCGGCGACGTGACCGCGAAGCTGCAGCTCGCCCACGTGGCCGAAGCGATGGGCGTAGTGGCGGCGGAGACCATCGGGAAAGCCGAAACCATGGCGCTTGGCGATTACCGGATGATGCCGCGGGCCACCTTCTGCCAGCCGCAGATTGCCAGCTTCGGCCTCACCGAGCAGCAGGCCCGCGACGAAGGCTATGACGTAGTGGTCAGCACCTTCCCCTTCACCGCCAACGGCAAGGCCCACGGCCTGGGCGAGCCCGTCGGATTCGTCAAGCTCGTGGCGGACAGGGCACACCTGGAGCTCCTGGGCGGGCACATGATCGGTCCGGACGTTTCCGAGCTGCTTCCGGAACTGACCCTGGCGCAGAAATGGGATCTGACAGCTTACGAATTGGCACGCAACGTCCACACGCACCCCACGCTCAGCGAGGCTCTGCAGGAAGCATTCCACGGCCTCACGGGACACATGATCAATTTCTGA
- a CDS encoding putative quinol monooxygenase gives MSLVIVATMFPKPEFRDDVIATLEEVIGRVHAEDAGCELYSLNEGRERLVMIEKWASPEDLQAHSTSPAFQALTAALDGKMSAEMDVQVLQPHPAGTAGQGQV, from the coding sequence ATGAGTCTCGTCATTGTTGCCACCATGTTCCCCAAGCCCGAGTTTCGGGATGACGTCATCGCAACGCTCGAAGAAGTGATCGGCCGGGTGCACGCCGAGGATGCCGGTTGTGAGTTGTACAGCCTCAATGAGGGCCGTGAGCGGCTCGTCATGATCGAAAAATGGGCCAGTCCTGAAGACCTGCAGGCACATTCGACCAGCCCGGCATTCCAAGCCCTGACTGCGGCTCTGGACGGAAAGATGTCCGCCGAGATGGACGTACAGGTCCTCCAGCCCCACCCGGCAGGCACCGCCGGCCAGGGCCAGGTCTAA
- a CDS encoding arginase family protein, translated as MSPIHPSGPGALRLHFPQWQGASGPQTHQLMSGVDAHDSQLSYQLGPELLALISPDHDGPTAYVPVSTDTSDEALATVDGIYAREAVVRQLTDALALLREAAPASVVTFGGECSVSVAPFSYLANLYGDDLAVLWIDAHPDTGVPGQSYTGFRSMALATLAGEGDAGILAELPALVPPLKILQVGLRHWDDEGIAVKERLGIQSVGLTDTAEDSRRVVDWVAGTGASRLAIHIDLDVLDPRDFTNTAGRQTDGMRASDLVRLIGDLSAAAEIVGLTVTEHLPVELMRLSGMLRDLPI; from the coding sequence ATGAGCCCAATCCACCCCTCAGGTCCCGGCGCACTCCGCCTGCACTTCCCGCAGTGGCAGGGAGCTTCCGGGCCTCAAACCCATCAGCTGATGAGCGGGGTGGACGCCCACGACAGTCAGCTGTCCTACCAGCTGGGGCCGGAACTGCTGGCGCTGATCTCTCCGGACCACGACGGTCCCACGGCCTATGTGCCGGTCAGTACCGACACCAGCGACGAGGCCCTCGCCACGGTGGACGGCATTTATGCCCGTGAAGCAGTGGTCCGCCAGCTGACGGACGCGCTGGCGCTGCTGCGCGAGGCCGCCCCGGCGTCGGTGGTTACCTTCGGCGGGGAGTGCTCCGTCAGTGTTGCCCCCTTCAGCTACCTTGCCAATCTGTACGGGGATGACCTCGCGGTCCTCTGGATCGATGCACACCCGGACACGGGCGTTCCGGGCCAGTCCTACACAGGTTTCCGGTCCATGGCCCTGGCGACGCTCGCCGGTGAGGGCGATGCCGGCATCCTCGCGGAGCTGCCGGCGCTCGTTCCGCCGCTGAAGATCCTGCAGGTGGGGCTGCGGCACTGGGATGATGAGGGCATTGCGGTCAAGGAGCGCCTTGGCATCCAGAGTGTGGGCCTGACGGATACCGCCGAGGACAGCAGGCGGGTGGTGGACTGGGTTGCCGGCACGGGTGCCTCCCGGCTTGCCATCCATATTGACCTGGATGTCCTGGACCCGCGTGATTTCACGAACACGGCGGGCAGGCAAACGGATGGCATGAGGGCTTCCGATCTGGTGCGCCTTATCGGCGATCTGTCCGCAGCGGCGGAAATTGTGGGCCTGACCGTGACGGAGCACCTTCCGGTGGAACTTATGCGGCTGTCCGGGATGCTGAGGGACTTGCCCATCTGA
- a CDS encoding carboxylesterase/lipase family protein: MTTDVIPLLIPTVDGPVRGIVANGVRTWRGIPYAAPPVGELRLRAPRRPEPWSGVLDASSFGAAPPQSRNPSLTGSRRRAPMDEDCLTLNVSAPLEPSSERLPVLVYFYGGAFSSGSSTVKTYRGAYLVQTGEAVYVSLNYRIGALGFTDFSSFSTADRTFESNLGLRDQVAALEWVRDNIAAFGGDPTNVTIFGESAGGISVTSLMCIPAARGLFHQAYAQSAAPSSAYSLDLHAAWARDLLHILHVPLSDAAQALSTLPAEALVRATNKLTSKIGPADKPGSLSVSPVVDGDFLPEHPIDMFRQGRAAPVPLVLGTMAREGALFAKIVDILPSTPDRIEKMFAGTDPEAQDRVLAAYPGYPSKERSVEISGDLVFWYPSTMVAEYHSLVAPTWSYRYDFATPLMNLLGFGATHAMDVPVMFGETREPITRALSLLGGAGAMKELSARFQGTLLNLARTGNPGDDWPRYEPVQRRTRIFDREDRVESDPFSERRRAWAGYRGYL, translated from the coding sequence ATGACAACAGACGTGATTCCCCTGCTGATTCCCACCGTCGACGGCCCGGTCCGGGGAATTGTGGCCAATGGAGTGCGCACCTGGCGCGGCATCCCGTACGCTGCTCCGCCTGTGGGGGAACTGAGGCTTCGGGCGCCGCGCAGGCCGGAGCCATGGAGCGGTGTCCTGGACGCCTCCAGCTTCGGAGCAGCGCCGCCGCAGTCCCGGAATCCTTCACTGACCGGATCACGGCGTCGTGCTCCGATGGATGAAGACTGCCTGACACTGAATGTCTCGGCACCGCTGGAACCCTCCTCCGAACGCCTGCCGGTGCTTGTCTACTTTTACGGCGGTGCGTTCAGCTCCGGGTCATCCACCGTGAAGACCTACCGCGGCGCATACCTCGTGCAAACCGGTGAGGCCGTGTATGTCTCCCTGAACTACCGGATCGGCGCCCTGGGATTCACCGACTTCAGCTCCTTCTCAACCGCAGACCGCACCTTTGAATCCAACCTGGGCCTGCGGGATCAGGTTGCGGCATTGGAATGGGTGCGGGACAACATCGCCGCCTTTGGCGGGGACCCCACCAACGTGACGATATTTGGGGAATCCGCCGGCGGCATTTCCGTCACGTCGCTCATGTGCATTCCCGCGGCGAGAGGGCTTTTCCACCAGGCCTACGCCCAGAGCGCGGCGCCCTCCAGCGCCTACTCCCTGGACCTGCACGCAGCCTGGGCCCGGGACCTCCTGCACATCCTTCATGTTCCCCTTTCGGACGCGGCACAGGCCCTGTCCACTTTGCCGGCTGAAGCGCTGGTCCGGGCCACCAACAAACTCACCTCCAAGATCGGGCCGGCTGACAAGCCGGGTTCCCTCAGCGTTTCACCGGTGGTGGACGGCGATTTCCTGCCCGAGCACCCGATTGACATGTTCCGGCAGGGGCGGGCTGCGCCGGTGCCGCTGGTGCTGGGCACCATGGCCCGTGAAGGTGCATTGTTCGCAAAAATCGTGGACATCCTGCCCTCCACGCCGGACCGGATCGAGAAGATGTTCGCCGGCACCGATCCCGAAGCCCAGGACCGGGTGCTTGCCGCCTATCCCGGATACCCGTCCAAGGAGCGGTCGGTGGAAATCAGCGGTGACCTAGTGTTTTGGTATCCCTCCACAATGGTGGCCGAGTATCACTCGCTGGTGGCGCCCACCTGGTCCTACCGCTATGACTTCGCGACGCCCCTGATGAACCTCCTGGGATTCGGCGCAACCCATGCAATGGACGTGCCCGTGATGTTCGGGGAAACCCGGGAGCCGATCACCCGGGCACTGTCCCTGTTAGGCGGCGCCGGCGCAATGAAGGAACTCTCAGCGCGGTTTCAGGGCACCCTGCTGAACCTGGCCCGAACCGGCAATCCCGGCGACGATTGGCCGCGGTACGAGCCGGTGCAGCGCAGGACCCGGATTTTTGACCGGGAAGACCGGGTTGAATCCGACCCCTTCTCCGAGCGGCGCCGGGCCTGGGCGGGTTACCGAGGGTACCTCTAA
- a CDS encoding cryptochrome/photolyase family protein, with translation MVSIAWLRDDLRTADNPALLSAAQDGAAVALYVLDEDSPGIRPLGAAAKWWLHHALTSLRQDLEALGIPLVLLRGPAGSVVPAFVQEAGAERICWNRRYGGPEREVDTAVKAWAAGADVHAESFQASLLHEPWTVRTGSGGPYRVFTPFWRTVSAMDFRAPLSAPEKAAAPPGGMPAGDDLADWNLLPKHPDWSAGLAEAWTPGEQAGLSALEDFLAGPVQDYDDGRDRPAKPGTSRLSPYLRWGHVSPFQVWHTLSRVRGNGPGPAVFGTEIGWREFCWHQLFHNPELATKNLRPAFDGFPWEHPQGSGPQTPQILRGKDAQARPDSRPDDLDPLDAWKAGLTGIPLVDAGQRQLWRMGWMHNRVRMVAASFLIKNLGIHWRVGEEWFWETLVDADPASNPANWQWVAGSGADAAPFFRIFNPETQAKRFDPDGEYVTRWVPEALTPLYPEPLVDLKESRRHALEAYESIR, from the coding sequence GTGGTCTCCATCGCCTGGCTCCGCGACGACCTGCGCACAGCTGACAATCCAGCCCTCCTCTCCGCAGCCCAGGACGGCGCCGCCGTGGCCCTCTATGTTCTGGATGAGGACTCACCGGGCATCCGGCCGCTGGGTGCCGCCGCGAAGTGGTGGCTGCACCACGCATTGACGTCACTGCGCCAGGACCTGGAGGCCCTGGGCATTCCGCTGGTGCTGCTGCGGGGCCCGGCGGGCAGCGTCGTTCCAGCGTTCGTACAGGAAGCGGGCGCGGAGCGGATCTGCTGGAACCGGCGCTACGGCGGGCCGGAGCGGGAAGTGGACACGGCGGTCAAGGCGTGGGCCGCCGGCGCGGATGTGCACGCGGAGAGTTTCCAGGCTTCCCTGCTGCACGAACCCTGGACCGTGCGGACGGGCAGCGGCGGGCCTTACCGCGTCTTTACTCCCTTCTGGCGCACGGTCTCAGCAATGGATTTCCGGGCGCCCCTTTCCGCACCGGAAAAGGCCGCCGCTCCGCCGGGCGGCATGCCCGCCGGGGATGACCTGGCGGACTGGAACCTGCTGCCGAAGCACCCGGACTGGTCCGCAGGCCTGGCCGAAGCGTGGACCCCGGGCGAGCAAGCCGGACTGTCCGCGCTCGAGGACTTCCTGGCCGGTCCGGTGCAGGATTACGACGACGGCCGCGACCGCCCGGCGAAGCCCGGAACCAGCCGGCTCTCTCCCTACCTGCGGTGGGGGCACGTGAGTCCGTTCCAGGTCTGGCACACGCTGTCCCGGGTCCGCGGCAACGGGCCGGGCCCGGCTGTGTTCGGCACCGAGATTGGCTGGCGCGAGTTCTGTTGGCACCAGCTCTTTCACAACCCGGAGCTGGCCACCAAGAACCTGCGCCCTGCCTTCGACGGGTTCCCCTGGGAACATCCGCAGGGCTCCGGACCGCAGACTCCGCAGATCCTGCGCGGGAAAGATGCGCAGGCGCGGCCGGATTCCCGGCCCGATGACCTGGACCCCCTTGATGCGTGGAAGGCAGGACTGACCGGGATTCCACTGGTCGACGCCGGCCAGCGGCAGCTGTGGAGGATGGGCTGGATGCACAACCGGGTGCGGATGGTCGCCGCCAGTTTCCTGATCAAGAACCTGGGCATCCATTGGCGGGTGGGGGAGGAATGGTTCTGGGAGACACTGGTGGATGCGGACCCGGCAAGCAATCCCGCCAACTGGCAGTGGGTTGCCGGCTCCGGCGCTGACGCAGCGCCATTCTTCCGGATCTTCAATCCGGAAACCCAGGCGAAGCGCTTTGACCCCGACGGCGAGTACGTCACCCGCTGGGTGCCGGAGGCACTGACCCCGCTCTATCCCGAACCGCTCGTGGATCTGAAGGAGTCCCGCCGGCACGCGCTTGAGGCATACGAGAGCATCCGCTGA
- a CDS encoding class I SAM-dependent methyltransferase, with product MQRSEIFDIAHRRHPIAAPVAPDRLRELVAWLSPSGGARAVDLGCGEGEWLQELLLIHPGTTGVGIDRMLPASAARRAGERKLSDRVRWIETDAATWNDGLFDVVLCVGASHAFGRMEDMLGAVRQHLRPGGQALIGDSIWEGSPSASALAALEVSADAYPDLAGLVRAIREHGFEPSYGHVSTLEEWDDYQFSWTGSLVDWAVREASTTEDRNQALAAACENRDAWLSGARRELGFATFVLHDVAAGVRD from the coding sequence ATGCAGCGCTCCGAGATCTTCGACATCGCCCACCGGCGCCACCCCATTGCCGCGCCGGTGGCGCCCGACCGGCTGCGCGAACTGGTCGCCTGGCTGAGCCCAAGCGGCGGCGCCCGCGCCGTTGACCTCGGGTGCGGTGAGGGCGAGTGGCTGCAGGAGCTGCTCCTCATCCATCCCGGAACCACTGGCGTGGGAATTGACCGAATGCTTCCCGCCTCTGCCGCCCGGCGTGCCGGCGAGCGGAAACTGAGTGACCGGGTGCGCTGGATCGAGACGGATGCCGCCACCTGGAACGACGGGCTCTTTGACGTGGTGCTGTGCGTCGGTGCGAGCCACGCCTTCGGCCGGATGGAGGACATGCTGGGCGCTGTCCGGCAGCATCTGCGCCCCGGTGGCCAAGCGCTGATCGGTGACAGTATCTGGGAGGGGTCCCCGTCGGCTTCTGCGCTGGCAGCGCTTGAGGTTTCCGCCGACGCCTATCCCGACCTTGCCGGCCTCGTGCGGGCCATCCGGGAGCACGGGTTCGAGCCGTCGTACGGGCACGTCAGCACGTTGGAGGAGTGGGACGATTACCAGTTCAGCTGGACCGGCTCGCTGGTGGACTGGGCCGTGCGGGAGGCCTCGACGACCGAGGATCGTAACCAGGCGCTAGCGGCGGCATGCGAGAATCGGGACGCCTGGCTGAGCGGCGCACGACGCGAGCTGGGGTTCGCAACCTTCGTCCTGCACGACGTCGCCGCCGGCGTGCGTGACTGA
- a CDS encoding N(5)-(carboxyethyl)ornithine synthase has translation MSGTATNGTLMTLGVIGTSRKVDERRLPLHPRHLERIDDDLRHRIILEEGYGERFGFSDAQLSPLVARVAPRSEVISASDVVLLPKPQARDLQDLRDGQVLWGWPHCVQDAEITQLAVDKSLTLIAFEAMNHWNADGGFGLHVFHKNNELAGYSSVLHALELAGSTGDYGRRLTAVVIGFGATARGAVTALNALGIHEVQVLTNRETAAVGSPIHSARILRFERDADQPHLSHVITDDGNQPLAPYLAGFDLVVNCTLQDPNAPLTYLQEADLEEFAPGSLIIDVSCDEGMGFSWAKPTSFADPVFTVGEGILYYAVDHSPSHLWDSATWEISEAVLPFLRTVMSGPAAWDAESSVARAIEIRGGRILNPAVLAFQGRSGDYPYAVSPA, from the coding sequence ATGAGCGGCACGGCTACGAATGGCACTTTGATGACGCTTGGCGTGATCGGAACTTCGAGGAAAGTCGACGAGCGGCGCCTGCCGCTGCACCCCCGCCACCTTGAGCGCATTGACGACGATTTGCGGCACCGAATCATCTTGGAGGAGGGCTACGGCGAGCGCTTCGGTTTCTCCGATGCCCAGCTTTCTCCGCTGGTGGCACGCGTAGCTCCGCGCAGCGAAGTTATTTCCGCTTCCGACGTGGTGCTGCTGCCCAAGCCGCAGGCACGGGACCTGCAGGATCTTCGGGACGGACAGGTGCTGTGGGGCTGGCCGCACTGTGTCCAGGACGCGGAGATCACCCAGCTGGCGGTCGACAAGTCGCTGACACTGATCGCCTTTGAAGCCATGAACCACTGGAACGCCGACGGCGGGTTCGGGCTTCACGTGTTCCACAAAAACAATGAGCTCGCCGGCTACAGTTCGGTGCTGCACGCCCTGGAGCTCGCCGGGTCGACCGGCGACTACGGGCGCCGGCTCACCGCCGTCGTCATCGGTTTCGGGGCAACCGCACGCGGCGCCGTCACGGCACTGAATGCGCTGGGCATCCACGAAGTTCAGGTGCTCACCAACCGGGAGACCGCCGCAGTCGGCTCGCCCATCCACTCAGCCCGGATTCTGCGGTTTGAGCGCGACGCCGATCAGCCGCACCTCAGCCATGTCATCACCGATGACGGCAACCAGCCGCTGGCGCCCTATCTGGCGGGCTTTGACCTGGTGGTCAACTGCACGCTCCAGGATCCCAACGCCCCGCTGACCTACCTCCAGGAAGCGGATCTGGAAGAGTTCGCTCCAGGCAGCCTGATCATTGACGTGTCCTGTGACGAGGGCATGGGATTTTCCTGGGCCAAGCCCACGTCCTTCGCCGATCCGGTGTTCACCGTTGGAGAGGGCATCCTGTACTACGCGGTGGACCACAGCCCTTCTCACCTGTGGGACTCGGCCACCTGGGAAATCAGCGAAGCGGTCCTGCCGTTCCTGCGCACTGTGATGTCCGGTCCCGCAGCTTGGGACGCGGAATCGAGCGTGGCCCGCGCCATCGAAATCCGCGGTGGAAGGATCCTGAATCCAGCCGTCCTGGCCTTCCAGGGCCGTTCCGGCGACTATCCGTACGCGGTGTCCCCAGCCTGA
- a CDS encoding SDR family oxidoreductase: MSRIAIIGGHGKVALHLAKDLTANGHEVTSLFRNPEHTADVEATGATAVVADVENLSTGEIAEKLAGLDAVVWSAGAGGGSPERTYAVDRDAAIRSMDAAKDAGANRYVMVSYFGAGPDHGVPEDNSFFAYAQAKADADEYLRRSGLDWTILGPSALTLDPGTGMIETGPGIEGTQVSREDVALVAAAVLDRPETIGQTIEFNNGTVPVDAALDSLKGQEA, from the coding sequence ATGTCACGCATAGCCATCATCGGCGGCCACGGCAAAGTTGCTCTGCACCTGGCCAAGGACCTCACTGCCAACGGCCATGAGGTCACGTCGCTTTTCCGCAACCCCGAACACACGGCCGACGTCGAGGCCACCGGGGCAACCGCCGTCGTCGCCGACGTCGAAAACCTCTCCACCGGCGAAATCGCCGAGAAGCTGGCCGGGCTGGATGCCGTGGTCTGGTCTGCCGGAGCCGGCGGTGGCTCCCCGGAGCGGACGTATGCGGTGGACCGGGACGCGGCCATCCGGTCCATGGATGCTGCCAAGGATGCGGGTGCAAACCGATATGTCATGGTGTCCTATTTTGGTGCCGGCCCCGATCACGGGGTGCCGGAAGACAACAGCTTCTTCGCGTACGCGCAGGCCAAGGCGGACGCGGACGAGTACCTGCGCCGCAGCGGTCTGGACTGGACCATCCTCGGTCCCAGCGCGCTGACTCTCGATCCCGGCACCGGCATGATCGAAACCGGTCCCGGTATTGAAGGCACCCAGGTCTCCCGGGAGGATGTGGCCCTGGTGGCCGCTGCCGTGCTGGACCGTCCCGAAACCATCGGGCAGACGATCGAGTTTAACAACGGCACTGTTCCCGTGGATGCCGCCCTTGACTCGCTGAAGGGCCAGGAAGCATGA